The genome window CGCGCGTTCAAGGCGTGAGGCCACGTGGTGCTGGGTTACGTGCGCCAGTTCATGGGCAAGAACGCCTGCGAGTTCTTCTTCCTTTTCCATGTTCATGATGAGGCCGGTGAACACGTAGACGTAGCCGCCGGGAATGGCAAAGGCGTTGAGCGAATTGTGCAGGATAACGGCGGCTTTGAAATTGAAGGGCTGCGGCGGAATTTTTTTGACCAGACGGTCTACGATCTGGTTGACGTACTGGCTCACCTCTGGGTCTTCCACAATGGGCATGTTTGCGCGGATCATCACGTCAAACTTGTGGCCCATCTCTTTTTCGTCCTTGATGGTGACACCGCCGAAAAAGAAGGCCTGGGCCGGTACGGCCACAAGCTGGGCTGACAGAAATGCCAGCAGAACAAACAGCGCCATAACTCGGCGCAGGGCAACACGATGCAACATGGCGTCCTCATGATGCCGCAGTAAAAGCGCCCGCGTCGGAGACCGACGCGGGCAGCGGCTTATTCCAGATCCCAAACCTGACCTTCGGGGGTGTCGCGTACGCTGACGCCCAGATCAAGAATTTCCTGACGTAGCGAATCCGAGCGGGCAAAATCCTTGCTGGCGCGGGCTTCCTGCCGGGCGAGCATTAGCTCTTCCACTCGGGGCACGTCAATCTTGCTGCGTGTGGCGCGCTGGCTGCGCAAATCAGCCAGAAAAGCTTGCGGGGCCTGCCCGAAGAGGCCAAGGCGTTTGTCCCATTCCTGCGCGCGGGCAAGAAATTCCTGCAAGAGGTCGCGTCCGGCTTCGGCTGCGCGCAGGGCCTTGTCTTCCAGCAGGCGGTTCACAAGGCGTACCTGGGCAAAAACCTGCCCAAGGGCCTGCGCCGTATTGATGTCATCCTCAAGGGCGGCATCAAAAGCCTTGGGCAGCGCGGCCCATTCCTCGGCCATTTCCTGCGGCAGGGGCGTTTTTTTCCACTTGTCGCGGGCAAGGGCCTTGCCCGCTTCGTGCAGGGCTGTGTACACGCGGTGCTGGGCTTTTTCCGCTTCGTCCATGCTGTCGGCGGTAAAGTCGATGGGGCTGCGGTAGTGCTTGCCCAGCAGGAAAAAGCGCAGGGTTTCAGGCAGATAGTTTTCAAGAATATCGCGGATGGTCTTGAAGTTGCCCAGGGATTTGGACATCTTTTCCGCATTTACCTGCACAAAGCCGTTATGCACCCAGTAGCGGGCCAGCGAGCAGGCGCAGGCAGCTTCGGACTGGGCGATCTCGTTCTCGTGGTGCGGGAAGATAAGATCCTGCCCGCCGCCGTGAATATCCAGCGGCAGATAGGGCTGGCTCATGGCCGAGCACTCAATATGCCAGCCGGGACGGCCCTTGCCCCAGGGACTTTCCCAGAAAGGTTCGCCGGGCTTGGCGGCCTTCCACAGGGCGAAATCCAGGGGGTCTTCCTTTTCTTCGCCGGGTGCTACGCGCGCGCCGGAGAGCAGATCGTCCAGGCTGCGGCCAGAGAGTTTGCCGTAGGGCTCGTAAGCCCGCACACGAAAATACACGTCCCCGGAGGGCGTGGAGTAGGCCTTGCCCGAATCAATAAGAGTGGAGCAGATGGCCTGAATCTGCGGGATAAAGTCGGTGGCGCGGGGTTCTTCATCGGCCCGCAGCACGCCCAGGCGATCCATGTCTTCA of uncultured Desulfovibrio sp. contains these proteins:
- the cysS gene encoding cysteine--tRNA ligase → MLLYNTLGRKKEEFVPVHPGKANMYVCGITAYDLCHIGHARSALVFDVLVRQLRHTGLEVRFVRNFTDVDDKIINRANKEGRDWREVAQTYITAFHEDMDRLGVLRADEEPRATDFIPQIQAICSTLIDSGKAYSTPSGDVYFRVRAYEPYGKLSGRSLDDLLSGARVAPGEEKEDPLDFALWKAAKPGEPFWESPWGKGRPGWHIECSAMSQPYLPLDIHGGGQDLIFPHHENEIAQSEAACACSLARYWVHNGFVQVNAEKMSKSLGNFKTIRDILENYLPETLRFFLLGKHYRSPIDFTADSMDEAEKAQHRVYTALHEAGKALARDKWKKTPLPQEMAEEWAALPKAFDAALEDDINTAQALGQVFAQVRLVNRLLEDKALRAAEAGRDLLQEFLARAQEWDKRLGLFGQAPQAFLADLRSQRATRSKIDVPRVEELMLARQEARASKDFARSDSLRQEILDLGVSVRDTPEGQVWDLE